GGTGTAGTTGCAAGCACGAGGGAAAGGTCTGGTCCAGAGTAAGAGCTGCAGCTTTTTGCAGGCATTTGTCTGAGGACAGATGCTGGGCCCAGAGTGCCCAACAAGTTCATGGCAAGCCCAAGAGCAGCTTGGGCCACCTGGTATGTCCTCTCAGGCCATCCTCACCTGAGAGGTTGTCCCCCCATCACTAATGAGGAATGTaagtgctcaaggtcacacagcacctGTGAGGTGGAGTCAGGATCAAGTCCTAAGGGCGGCTGGTCTCCAGAGCCTGGCTCTCTCCCACTGGGTTCCAGACTGCTGGCTCTGAAAGAAGGAACGCAGGGCTCAAAAGGTTTAAGAGTACGAGTTTTATTTCTACAAATCACAGCTGACAAACACCAAAGCCTTCACACGTAGGGACCATGCTCCTATCGGGCCTGGGGGGCCGCTCTGAGGAAGAGCTGCTCCCAGGAAAGGGTGGCGTTGACAGGGAGAAACCTGCGCAGTCCAGGGTCCAGGGCGGACAGGGGGTCGGGGCCCGCCGGTCTCAGCCGGAGCAGCCCCGGCAGCCGCAGTGTGTGCACTCGATGATCCGGCCCTGCAAACAGAGGACAGTTGAGACCCTGCGCCCCTGCCGCGGGCCACACGCCCACACGCAGGAATCCTCCTGCGGGAAGGGTGGCCACTGGACATTCATTCCCCACAGGACACTCACTCCCCACAGGACCCTCCTCAGAAACCCTCCGTGACAGTGCTGAATGGGGAAAACTTGGTTCCCTTGTGAAAACGGAAACAGCTGCTGTTGATGCTGCAGTTACACCTCTGTGTGGGCTTAATTTATGCAAATTCAGTGTACACCCTTGCTCccgaaaaggggaaaaaaagaatcagtgtgaATAATTCTTGTTATTCTGCGAAGCAAGAACACACACCCTACAGTGAGCTGGAGGCGGGTCTGCTACTGTGGGGGGTTGttgggaggggggggaggggccTCAGGGCCGCCTCTGGGCTGCGGAACTTTCCAGTGGGGGGCACGGGGAGAGGAACGGTGTGTACCTGAATCTGTATGGCATAACAGTCTTGCCCCCCAGGCCAGGTGTGGCCTAGTGTCTGGCCAGGGGCCTGCCCGGAAGACAAAAGGCCCCAGAGCAATGgtgtttattttcctctcttttggaGGAGCAAGAACCTGGTCTAAGGAAACAAGATCCAGTGGTGAAACCCAACTAAATCTAAAGCAGCCCTGTTGTGGCCACAGGGCTGGGGCAAGAGCCCCAGCTAGACATCGCCACGGACCCCGGGGCTCCCAGAGGAGCAGGGCTTTTGCTACTCCAccacccctcccgcccccaccagAGACCAGCACCAGAACCTCCCCTCAGGAGGCAGCCCGTGCTCGCTCTCCACTGCCCCACGTGCCCATCCTTGAGCTTCTAGATGATTCGGGGGACAGAGCAGCCTGCTGAGCTAAAGCCCTTGGCCTAGAGCCAAGGCTTTACaagctgtaaatagtgctgcagccTGAAGGAAGCTTGTGACGAGGGACCCTGTGAAAGACCGTGTGAAAGACGGCATTTCGCCTGACCTCCCAGTGGGGCCCATAGCGGTCAGCTGAAGGGCTGCACCCAAAGGCCACTAATGGCCAACAGCCCAGCAGCTCGTCTCTGCCTCCTGCTGCTCCACTTCAGAGGTGCCTGTGTGTGGAGCTCAGCTACTGCACACCTAGCACCATTCCCCAGCCACCCAGAAAGTTCTGGCAGGAAATGCAGTGATGCTAACAATAAAATGTTACTGGGAGGAAAAGGAGGCCTGGAAAAAAGGGTGGCTGAAGGGCAGACACTGGAGGGAAAGGGCTGAACACCTGCTGACTGGCCCACCCTCCCCTGGCTTAGCCCTCCAAGCCACCCTGGGGGTGGGCGTCATCGCCCCTATTTGGTAAGTGAGGAAAGGAACCCAGTGACTTGCCAAAGGAGGAGGTAAGACTGGCCTCCAGACAGATTCCTGACCAGAGGGACTcactcccaggggggtggccagCAGGACATCcagccataaaacagaacaaCATAAAACCCCTTGGGGTCAACGAGGGAGGAAACCTCACAGTAACATCACACTCAATCGTCAGACATGACGGGTGGAGACATTACCACTTCCAACTTGCTTTTGGGGACCCGGCAAATACAGTTCGTCCCAAAATTGGTGTCCCGTGTCTGAATGCACCGCAGGCAGCATAGGTTCTCATatccttgctttttccattttgcGATCAGGTTTTTATCTGCATAGCCTTCTTTAATACAATATTCATACAGTTCTGTCAAAAAGATGGGGAAAGGGCATCAGACCATGGTGTAACAAAGCTCCCCCGCCCATCACTACCCACCCTTTAAAAGAgtaccctttcctttttttggtgGCAAGAAACATCATGACACTTGCTGAGGTTTCAATAATTACTTAAATAAATCTGAAAGCTACTCAGGCTGGAAAGGCCAAGAGAGAATTTGGCCAACTACCTCTGCTTATGGCTTTCCGCTTGTAGAAGAGGTCAAAGATATAGCGGGTTTTCTGGTGATGGATCCTGAAGATGGGCCACAGAGATTccactttcctctttccctcgTGAGGTTCTGTTTCAGCTGGAGAGAAAACATGTGTTTGCTCTTTGGGGGACAGGGTTAGTCTGTGTTAGTTTTTAATAAGTAGGGATAAGGAATAAGTCCTTTATGACCACTAGGAAGGCTATAATCAGAATGACAAGAcgataataaatgttggtgagggtgtggagaactcagaaccctcgtacactgctggcgggaatgtaaaatgatgcagctgctaaGGAACACAGTCTGGCAGGAAGTTAAACATGGAGTAACCacatgagccagcaattccactccaaggtacatacccaagaaaactgaaaatgcacatgcacacagaaacctgcacatgACTATTCACggtagccaaaaagtagaaatcaccccagtgtccatcaactgatgaatggctaaaatgtgatctctccaaatgatggaatattattgtcatataaaggaatgaagtactcaCACATGCCACAACATCGATCAATCTTGAGCAtgttatgctcagtgaaagaaaccag
The genomic region above belongs to Hippopotamus amphibius kiboko isolate mHipAmp2 chromosome 9, mHipAmp2.hap2, whole genome shotgun sequence and contains:
- the BUD31 gene encoding protein BUD31 homolog isoform X2 — translated: MLYRQSCGHLRRRNLRARWGGAPRGPHPEGITWEAKVVSREGASGGNGGPDLCRLSSGEKMPKVKRSRKAPPDGWELIEPTLDELDQKMREAETEPHEGKRKVESLWPIFRIHHQKTRYIFDLFYKRKAISRELYEYCIKEGYADKNLIAKWKKQGYENLCCLRCIQTRDTNFGTNCICRVPKSKLEVEQGCTLNLHKLSPHRGVTAASTAAVSVFTREPSFPHSALSRRVSEEGPVGRPDHRVHTLRLPGLLRLRPAGPDPLSALDPGLRRFLPVNATLSWEQLFLRAAPQAR
- the BUD31 gene encoding protein BUD31 homolog isoform X3 — protein: MLYRQSCGHLRRRNLRARWGGAPRGPHPEGITWEAKVVSREGASGGNGGPDLCRLSSGEKMPKVKRSRKAPPDGWELIEPTLDELDQKMREELYEYCIKEGYADKNLIAKWKKQGYENLCCLRCIQTRDTNFGTNCICRVPKSKLEVEQGCTLNLHKLSPHRGVTAASTAAVSVFTREPSFPHSALSRRVSEEGPVGSECPVGNECPVATLPAGGFLRVGVWPAAGAQGLNCPLFAGPDHRVHTLRLPGLLRLRPAGPDPLSALDPGLRRFLPVNATLSWEQLFLRAAPQAR
- the BUD31 gene encoding protein BUD31 homolog isoform X4 codes for the protein MPKVKRSRKAPPDGWELIEPTLDELDQKMREAETEPHEGKRKVESLWPIFRIHHQKTRYIFDLFYKRKAISRELYEYCIKEGYADKNLIAKWKKQGYENLCCLRCIQTRDTNFGTNCICRVPKSKLEVEQGCTLNLHKLSPHRGVTAASTAAVSVFTREPSFPHSALSRRVSEEGPVGSECPVGNECPVATLPAGGFLRVGVWPAAGAQGLNCPLFAGPDHRVHTLRLPGLLRLRPAGPDPLSALDPGLRRFLPVNATLSWEQLFLRAAPQAR
- the BUD31 gene encoding protein BUD31 homolog isoform X1, with the protein product MLYRQSCGHLRRRNLRARWGGAPRGPHPEGITWEAKVVSREGASGGNGGPDLCRLSSGEKMPKVKRSRKAPPDGWELIEPTLDELDQKMREAETEPHEGKRKVESLWPIFRIHHQKTRYIFDLFYKRKAISRELYEYCIKEGYADKNLIAKWKKQGYENLCCLRCIQTRDTNFGTNCICRVPKSKLEVEQGCTLNLHKLSPHRGVTAASTAAVSVFTREPSFPHSALSRRVSEEGPVGSECPVGNECPVATLPAGGFLRVGVWPAAGAQGLNCPLFAGPDHRVHTLRLPGLLRLRPAGPDPLSALDPGLRRFLPVNATLSWEQLFLRAAPQAR
- the BUD31 gene encoding protein BUD31 homolog isoform X5; this encodes MLYRQSCGHLRRRNLRARWGGAPRGPHPEGITWEAKVVSREGASGGNGGPDLCRLSSGEKMPKVKRSRKAPPDGWELIEPTLDELDQKMREAETEPHEGKRKVESLWPIFRIHHQKTRYIFDLFYKRKAISRELYEYCIKEGYADKNLIAKWKKQGYENLCCLRCIQTRDTNFGTNCICRVPKSKLEVGRIIECTHCGCRGCSG